The following are from one region of the Ignavibacteriales bacterium genome:
- a CDS encoding cation diffusion facilitator family transporter — protein sequence MNHATQILQRRFVLSLGISAFIFVAELAGGFWTGSLALLSDSAHVFLDFFALAFSYIALRVSALPADDRHTFGWHRLEVFAGLANGITLFAVTITIFYEAWQRIKSPVVVHSAEMLVIAVIGLIANLMTAQLLKEHHQLDLNVHSAFLHVVGDALSSVGVIVGGIVMLFTGWMIIDPIISVLICIFLFMGSWRVVRSSLHILFEGTPEGLSLSEVARAISEIEGVREVHDLHIWSICSGYPALSVHVCADFDGTTTERLSAIKKLLQERFGIEHTTIQIDSVNCGQGSSV from the coding sequence ATGAATCACGCTACTCAAATACTTCAGCGCCGCTTTGTGCTTTCTCTTGGAATTTCGGCATTCATTTTTGTTGCTGAACTTGCGGGTGGTTTCTGGACAGGAAGCCTTGCACTTCTCAGCGATTCTGCTCATGTATTCCTCGATTTTTTCGCGCTTGCATTCAGCTATATTGCTCTTCGTGTCTCCGCTCTCCCTGCTGACGACAGGCATACATTCGGTTGGCATCGTCTGGAAGTGTTTGCAGGATTGGCAAACGGGATAACACTATTTGCCGTCACCATCACGATCTTTTATGAAGCGTGGCAGCGAATCAAATCGCCGGTGGTTGTCCATAGTGCCGAAATGCTGGTGATAGCTGTTATTGGATTGATCGCCAATCTTATGACAGCGCAGCTCCTGAAAGAACATCATCAACTCGACCTCAATGTCCACAGTGCTTTTCTTCATGTTGTTGGAGATGCTTTATCCTCTGTTGGCGTCATCGTCGGCGGTATTGTTATGCTCTTTACTGGCTGGATGATCATTGATCCCATCATCAGTGTTTTGATTTGTATATTTCTTTTCATGGGTTCGTGGCGAGTTGTACGAAGTTCGCTCCATATTCTTTTTGAGGGAACTCCGGAAGGTCTTTCACTGTCAGAAGTCGCTCGTGCCATCAGTGAAATTGAGGGAGTCCGCGAAGTCCATGATTTGCATATTTGGAGTATCTGTTCGGGATATCCTGCACTCAGCGTTCACGTTTGTGCAGATTTCGATGGAACAACAACCGAACGTTTATCGGCTATCAAGAAATTGCTTCAAGAACGATTTGGAATTGAACACACAACGATTCAGATTGATTCAGTAAATTGCGGACAGGGTTCGAGCGTTTAG
- a CDS encoding T9SS type A sorting domain-containing protein, whose amino-acid sequence MNKIKNLWRWFFAWIFMSACISGLLYAQSVDEIFNKFIKRYHTYQGTTLPYYIFLPANYNPQMHYPLVLCLHGSGEMGDNSSAVKKNSMAIVWARDSNQTRWPSFILVPQCPTNGWWTNSNIELAVIDILDSLQFEFSIDTNRLYITGLSMGGFGTWDMIVRYPAKFAAAVPMNGGGDPSKASVIKNIPIWNFHGAQDATVSVTYSRVIITALENAGDTVVYTNCHNGDCTGLSDSTIADKIKHHAKLLYTEYQYGGHVIWDQAYNTVSLLPWVFAQSKAQAPTGTKRENFNVIPKKPSLLQNFPNPFNPSTNFGFRIANLGFVSLKVYDMLGREVATIIAEELPVENYLKQWNADNFPSGVYFYKLQTGNYSDTKKLVLLK is encoded by the coding sequence ATGAATAAAATAAAGAATTTGTGGCGCTGGTTTTTTGCATGGATTTTCATGAGCGCCTGCATATCTGGATTGCTCTATGCCCAATCCGTTGATGAGATCTTCAATAAATTCATCAAGAGATATCACACCTATCAGGGCACAACGCTTCCCTATTACATATTCCTGCCGGCAAACTATAATCCCCAAATGCATTATCCCCTTGTTCTGTGCTTGCATGGAAGCGGTGAAATGGGCGACAATTCTTCCGCCGTGAAGAAAAACAGCATGGCAATTGTATGGGCAAGAGATTCAAACCAGACACGCTGGCCCAGTTTCATACTTGTTCCGCAATGCCCGACGAACGGGTGGTGGACAAATTCGAATATCGAGCTGGCTGTTATCGATATTTTGGATTCGCTTCAATTTGAATTCTCTATAGATACAAACCGTTTGTATATCACGGGTCTTTCGATGGGCGGATTCGGAACCTGGGACATGATCGTACGTTATCCAGCTAAGTTTGCTGCTGCTGTTCCTATGAATGGCGGGGGAGATCCATCGAAGGCGTCAGTGATCAAAAATATTCCAATATGGAATTTCCATGGCGCACAAGATGCTACTGTCAGCGTGACGTACTCAAGAGTGATAATTACCGCACTTGAAAATGCCGGCGACACCGTTGTCTATACAAATTGTCATAATGGGGATTGCACAGGTTTGTCCGATAGTACTATTGCCGATAAAATTAAGCACCATGCAAAACTATTATACACGGAATACCAGTATGGCGGTCACGTAATCTGGGATCAAGCATACAATACTGTTTCTCTCTTGCCATGGGTATTTGCGCAATCGAAAGCACAGGCACCAACCGGCACGAAACGAGAGAACTTTAATGTAATTCCAAAGAAACCAAGTTTATTGCAGAATTTTCCAAACCCATTCAATCCATCAACAAATTTCGGATTTCGAATTGCCAATCTCGGATTTGTGAGTCTGAAAGTTTACGATATGCTTGGTAGAGAAGTGGCTACTATCATTGCAGAAGAATTGCCTGTGGAAAATTATTTAAAACAATGGAATGCAGATAATTTTCCAAGCGGCGTTTATTTTTATAAGCTTCAGACTGGCAACTACTCCGATACAAAAAAGCTTGTACTACTGAAATAG
- a CDS encoding metalloregulator ArsR/SmtB family transcription factor — protein sequence MDDSIKLQNLFQTLGDANRLKIIRIIGDQRRSVSEIVGMSGLSQPLASHHLRVLREQNILKTKREGPFIYYELSDVRMLDALGIFSELLINSVNKTRGRETMFTCREQWMKFFNNK from the coding sequence ATGGATGACAGCATAAAACTACAAAATCTTTTTCAAACCCTCGGTGATGCAAACAGGCTGAAGATTATTCGGATCATCGGTGACCAACGACGGTCTGTTTCAGAGATCGTTGGAATGTCAGGGCTTTCTCAGCCGCTCGCATCGCACCATCTTCGAGTGCTCAGAGAACAGAATATTCTGAAGACAAAACGGGAAGGGCCGTTTATCTATTACGAATTATCGGATGTGCGCATGCTCGATGCTCTCGGCATTTTCTCGGAACTGCTCATCAACTCCGTCAACAAAACACGAGGTAGAGAAACTATGTTTACGTGCCGGGAACAATGGATGAAATTCTTTAACAATAAATAA
- a CDS encoding C-GCAxxG-C-C family protein translates to MSTRPNQAAATFINGFNCAQAVFSTYAEEFGIDRTNALKISCGFGAGMGRRQEVCGAVSGAILLIGCKYGKTIREDNAANDLTYKLVRELSEKFIAKHGSISCKELLGCNLQTPEGQQFFKENNFRDLKCARYVHDASELAEAILMND, encoded by the coding sequence ATGAGCACAAGACCAAATCAGGCAGCAGCAACTTTTATTAATGGATTTAATTGTGCACAAGCAGTGTTCTCGACGTATGCAGAAGAGTTTGGCATTGATCGAACCAACGCGCTTAAAATCTCATGCGGATTTGGCGCAGGAATGGGACGTCGTCAGGAAGTGTGCGGAGCCGTGTCGGGAGCGATTTTACTCATCGGCTGCAAATATGGCAAAACCATAAGAGAAGACAATGCTGCAAATGATTTGACATACAAGCTTGTGAGAGAACTCTCGGAAAAATTCATTGCCAAACATGGAAGCATTTCCTGCAAAGAATTACTTGGCTGTAATCTCCAAACACCGGAAGGTCAGCAATTCTTTAAAGAAAATAATTTTCGAGATCTCAAATGCGCTCGATATGTCCATGATGCATCTGAATTAGCAGAAGCAATACTGATGAATGATTGA
- a CDS encoding YeeE/YedE thiosulfate transporter family protein translates to MKTKYMNPYLAGFFLGLVLLAAIFITGRGLGASGAIKSIVVATVDGVAPAHAEQSAFYGSYVGAGKDSPLKSWLVFEVAGVLIGGFLSGLISGRLKFVSESGPHTRNISRWIFAAIGGALFGIGAQFARGCTSGAALTGMAVLSTAGFITMTAIFGSGYMIAYFFRKLWL, encoded by the coding sequence ATGAAAACAAAGTATATGAATCCGTATCTTGCCGGTTTCTTTTTAGGACTTGTGTTGCTGGCAGCAATTTTTATAACAGGTCGCGGCCTTGGTGCCAGCGGTGCCATCAAAAGCATTGTCGTTGCAACAGTTGATGGTGTTGCTCCTGCACATGCGGAACAATCAGCATTTTATGGATCGTATGTCGGCGCAGGAAAAGACAGTCCATTGAAATCGTGGCTGGTGTTTGAAGTAGCCGGAGTGCTCATCGGCGGCTTTCTCTCCGGTTTGATTTCAGGCAGATTGAAATTCGTGAGTGAAAGCGGTCCGCACACTAGGAATATATCGCGTTGGATATTTGCAGCAATTGGCGGAGCATTATTTGGAATCGGCGCTCAATTTGCTCGTGGATGCACCAGCGGTGCTGCACTCACCGGTATGGCGGTACTTTCGACAGCCGGCTTCATTACCATGACGGCAATTTTTGGATCCGGATATATGATTGCCTATTTCTTCCGTAAGCTGTGGCTATAG
- a CDS encoding C10 family peptidase — MEAELQHRGSLFSVLSQEMRLRNYSHKAIKAYKTVYVLLLEHRVATLFTKIGSLVNTSPSNGRECHSAKYLSSLLTIIIFLLLGCERDMVPLFQEAQPHWNNTRGPFLKTRWGQDGSYAAFSPKHEALGCWSVAFAQTLAYHRLPPKGEIVYNTHGGISINERLDSLVNWDRIVPSIGEERQANDTMQIAQYCYQAAVVVQKDFGRGEYMDISIVPREVSEHYRCRVDHVNTNIAERVKTEMLAGRPVVVYFNDILDIGIVRNGHAAVIDGYVEDQGRVMVHINFGWKGASDGWYDYAIVAKERDLQYIFTLVP, encoded by the coding sequence ATGGAAGCAGAATTACAGCATCGGGGTAGTTTATTTTCTGTTCTATCGCAGGAGATGCGTCTGCGGAACTACAGTCATAAGGCAATCAAAGCATATAAAACAGTATACGTTCTCTTATTAGAACATAGAGTTGCCACATTGTTCACAAAAATCGGATCACTTGTGAATACATCCCCATCAAACGGGCGCGAGTGTCATTCGGCGAAGTATCTCTCCAGTTTGCTCACGATCATTATCTTCTTGCTGCTAGGTTGTGAGAGAGACATGGTACCGTTGTTCCAAGAGGCTCAGCCTCATTGGAACAATACTCGAGGTCCCTTCTTGAAAACGCGATGGGGGCAGGATGGTTCTTACGCCGCGTTTAGTCCGAAGCACGAAGCGCTTGGATGCTGGTCTGTCGCATTTGCGCAAACCCTTGCCTATCATCGCCTGCCACCGAAAGGGGAGATAGTCTACAACACTCACGGGGGTATAAGTATCAACGAACGGCTTGATAGCCTCGTGAACTGGGACCGTATAGTGCCATCGATCGGAGAAGAGAGGCAAGCCAATGATACAATGCAAATCGCGCAATACTGCTACCAGGCCGCGGTTGTAGTTCAGAAGGATTTCGGACGTGGAGAGTATATGGATATTAGCATTGTGCCGCGGGAGGTTTCTGAGCACTATCGCTGTCGCGTTGACCATGTGAACACCAATATCGCAGAGCGGGTAAAAACGGAGATGTTGGCCGGACGACCCGTGGTAGTGTATTTCAATGACATCCTCGACATCGGAATTGTTCGAAACGGTCATGCGGCGGTCATCGACGGTTATGTGGAGGACCAAGGGCGCGTCATGGTTCATATTAACTTTGGTTGGAAAGGGGCGAGCGACGGGTGGTACGATTATGCAATAGTCGCCAAGGAACGAGATCTCCAATATATCTTCACACTTGTGCCATAA
- a CDS encoding peptide chain release factor 3 — translation MPAFHVVKENEDFNSKTILMKNNELARRRTFGIISHPDAGKTTLTEKLLLFGGAIHTAGAVKSNKITKTATSDFMEIEKQRGISVATSVMGFEYHGYKVNILDTPGHKDFAEDTYRTLTAVDSVILVIDCAKGVEEQTRKLMNVCRMRSTPVIVFINKLDREGRDPFALLDELERELGIHTRPLTWPIGMGARFQGVYSLFEKQLKLFSPNKTRISDDIVAIDDLASPLLDEQIGADSAAKLREEVGIIEGVFEPFDEKHYRDAYLAPVFFGSAINNFGVKELLDTFVTIAPSPQSRETNIRKIEPAEATFSGFIFKIHANLDPHHRDRIAFCRVCSGTFERNKYYLHTRLEKEVRFATPTSFMANEKSIIDEAWPGDVVGLYDTGIFKIGDTLTEGEQLVFKGIPRFSPEVFRQLVNKNPFKAKQLDKGIRQLSDEGVAQLFIRQQGNVKIVGTVGEMQFEVIKFRLLHEYGADCEMQSMNIYKAFWFTSSNKEQLERFQELQNYHIAYDKDDQPVFLAEGTWSYNTAQEMFPEIEFHLTSEFKMNGDIVQSIGQWGKN, via the coding sequence GTGCCCGCTTTTCATGTAGTAAAAGAAAACGAAGATTTCAATTCCAAAACAATATTAATGAAAAATAACGAACTCGCACGACGCCGCACATTCGGCATTATCAGTCACCCGGACGCAGGAAAAACCACGCTTACGGAAAAATTGCTGCTCTTCGGCGGGGCGATCCACACTGCAGGCGCGGTGAAAAGCAATAAAATTACAAAGACCGCCACTTCCGACTTCATGGAAATTGAAAAGCAGCGCGGTATTTCTGTTGCAACTTCGGTGATGGGCTTCGAATATCACGGATACAAAGTCAATATATTAGACACACCGGGCCATAAAGATTTTGCTGAAGATACCTACAGAACTCTCACAGCCGTGGATAGTGTTATCCTCGTTATTGACTGTGCGAAGGGTGTAGAAGAGCAAACGCGAAAACTCATGAACGTTTGCCGGATGCGAAGCACACCGGTGATCGTGTTCATTAATAAACTGGACAGAGAAGGACGTGATCCTTTCGCTCTTTTGGACGAATTGGAGCGCGAGCTCGGTATTCATACAAGGCCGCTCACCTGGCCTATTGGTATGGGTGCGCGCTTTCAAGGCGTGTACAGTTTATTCGAAAAACAATTGAAGCTTTTCTCTCCCAATAAAACCCGCATCTCGGATGATATCGTCGCTATTGACGACCTTGCCAGTCCGCTCCTTGATGAACAGATCGGAGCAGATTCTGCCGCGAAGCTTCGTGAGGAAGTTGGAATAATTGAAGGAGTGTTTGAACCGTTCGATGAAAAACATTACCGTGATGCATATCTTGCCCCGGTTTTTTTCGGAAGCGCCATCAATAATTTTGGTGTGAAAGAATTACTGGATACATTTGTCACAATTGCCCCCTCGCCGCAGTCGAGGGAAACGAACATCAGAAAAATCGAGCCTGCGGAAGCAACATTCAGCGGATTTATTTTTAAAATTCACGCCAACCTCGATCCTCATCACCGGGATCGTATTGCATTTTGCCGTGTGTGTTCCGGTACGTTTGAGCGTAATAAATATTATCTTCATACACGGCTGGAAAAGGAAGTGCGGTTCGCTACGCCGACAAGTTTTATGGCAAATGAAAAAAGTATTATTGATGAAGCGTGGCCCGGCGATGTCGTGGGATTGTATGATACAGGTATTTTCAAGATCGGCGATACACTAACAGAGGGCGAGCAGCTCGTCTTCAAAGGGATACCGAGATTTTCACCGGAGGTATTCCGCCAACTTGTCAATAAAAATCCATTCAAAGCGAAACAATTAGACAAAGGAATTCGACAGCTTTCCGATGAAGGTGTTGCGCAGCTTTTTATTCGACAGCAAGGGAATGTAAAAATCGTGGGCACCGTCGGCGAAATGCAGTTTGAGGTAATAAAATTCAGATTACTGCACGAATATGGAGCGGATTGCGAAATGCAATCGATGAATATCTATAAAGCTTTTTGGTTCACCTCTTCTAATAAAGAACAACTCGAACGCTTTCAGGAACTCCAGAATTACCATATCGCTTATGATAAGGATGACCAACCGGTTTTTCTCGCTGAAGGAACGTGGTCCTATAACACCGCACAGGAAATGTTTCCGGAAATCGAATTTCATCTTACATCAGAATTTAAAATGAATGGAGATATTGTTCAAAGCATCGGTCAGTGGGGGAAGAACTAA
- a CDS encoding YeeE/YedE thiosulfate transporter family protein, translating to MGPFVPELISDQLNLIVALLIGIGFGFVLEQAGFSSSRKLAGVFYGYDFTVLRVFFTAALTAMSGILLLAYFGYLDLQSIYMNPTWLMPAIVGGVIMGFGFIIGGYCPGTSICAAAIGKIDAMFFVGGGILGVFAFGELYPLYHTFYESTALGPITVFDSLGISQGLFAFILITVAVTAFTITTVIEKRANKSSAPSLEFKPLKHKIAGTGIILLGVVFLFLPSRQAHLTEKVQSASYTITHSVKIMSPDELAYRIIDRESSVQVVDTRLSEQFAALALPGSINVQIKDLFGKELTPILSDRRIVKVVIGQNENDSRTAALLLQELGYENIAMLQGGLENFQKTILIPKLESTGSRWDADVNTFRANASTTISQMIADAKNRQPKAAKVQKKIQGGC from the coding sequence ATGGGACCATTCGTACCTGAACTTATTTCTGATCAATTAAATTTGATTGTTGCCTTGCTCATTGGCATTGGTTTCGGTTTTGTATTGGAGCAAGCCGGTTTTTCTTCTTCACGTAAACTTGCGGGAGTTTTCTATGGTTATGACTTCACTGTACTGCGTGTGTTCTTTACAGCGGCCCTCACAGCGATGAGCGGCATCTTACTGCTGGCGTATTTCGGTTACCTCGACCTTCAATCGATCTACATGAATCCGACATGGTTGATGCCTGCAATTGTTGGCGGAGTGATTATGGGATTCGGATTCATCATAGGCGGATACTGCCCTGGAACATCGATTTGCGCTGCTGCAATTGGAAAGATCGATGCCATGTTCTTTGTCGGTGGAGGAATTTTGGGCGTCTTTGCATTCGGTGAACTCTATCCGTTGTATCATACTTTTTATGAATCGACAGCACTGGGACCGATCACAGTATTTGATTCGCTCGGTATCTCGCAAGGGTTGTTTGCATTCATCCTTATTACCGTCGCAGTCACTGCTTTCACAATAACGACGGTGATAGAAAAAAGAGCGAATAAATCTTCTGCACCATCCTTGGAATTCAAACCATTAAAGCACAAAATTGCTGGTACTGGCATTATACTGCTAGGTGTTGTGTTTTTGTTTCTGCCATCCCGCCAAGCACATTTGACAGAAAAAGTGCAGAGTGCATCATATACTATAACACATAGCGTGAAAATCATGTCACCTGACGAGCTTGCATATCGCATCATCGACAGGGAAAGCAGCGTACAGGTTGTGGATACGCGTCTGTCTGAACAATTTGCCGCACTCGCATTACCTGGCTCGATCAATGTGCAGATAAAAGACCTGTTTGGAAAAGAATTGACACCGATTCTTTCTGATCGGCGCATAGTCAAAGTAGTCATTGGACAAAATGAAAATGATAGCCGGACTGCGGCATTGCTCTTACAGGAATTGGGATATGAAAATATCGCTATGCTACAAGGTGGTTTGGAAAATTTTCAGAAGACCATCCTCATTCCAAAATTGGAATCCACGGGCAGTCGATGGGATGCAGATGTGAATACATTTCGTGCAAACGCATCTACAACAATTTCCCAGATGATCGCCGATGCGAAGAATAGGCAGCCTAAAGCTGCAAAGGTGCAAAAGAAGATTCAGGGTGGATGTTGA